One window of Athalia rosae chromosome 2, iyAthRosa1.1, whole genome shotgun sequence genomic DNA carries:
- the LOC105689089 gene encoding sperm flagellar protein 1-like isoform X1, with protein sequence MNMSSTNSVNGSPNIGQGGGEAITEIYEWIDGIQFSRPKKNVLARDFSDAVLMAELLKRYYPRYVDVHNYIGGSSIAKKIDNWATLNRKVLGKIDMKLSKEVINQLANSQQGAIEKLLIDLRSKILKDCNAERDSLYFNYEENGRGGKNGDAEKLRETVRSLLNPEEVANKTVPRHVFTKLKLELQEKNDAINSLNNKISHLESLMKLKDQRISDLTVHITSPLDSTVNGKSHLTHSAIPKTRNSKM encoded by the exons atgaatatgtcTTCTACAAATTCCGTCAACGGTTCACCGAATATTGGGCAAGGAGGCGGAGAGGCTATTACAGAAATTTATGAATGGATAGACGGGATTCAGTTCTCTAGACCGAAGAAAAACGTATTAGCAAGGGATTTCTCGGACGCTG TTCTTATGGCTGAACTGCTGAAGAGGTATTACCCACGCTACGTGGATGTCCATAATTATATCGGCGGGAGTAgcattgcaaaaaaaattgataactgGGCTACTTTGAATCGCAAGGTTCTTGGAAAaatcgatatgaaattgaGCAAAGAAGTTATCAATCAATTGGCTAACTCTCAGCAAGGTGCTATTGAGAAATTATTGATCGATTTACGGTCTAAAATATTGAAGGATTGCAACGCGGAAAGAGATTCTCTGTATTTTAACTACGAAGAAAATGGCAGGGGCGGTAAGAACGGAGATGCTGAAAAGCTGCGAG AGACTGTAAGGTCGTTGTTGAACCCTGAAGAAGTGGCGAATAAAACTGTTCCTCGTCACGTTTTTACCAAACTGAAACTAGAGCtgcaggaaaaaaatgacgcgatAAATAGCTTGAACAACAAAATTTCACACCTTGAGAGTTTAATGAAGCTGAAAGATCAGAGGATATCTGATTTGACAGTTCATATAACAAGTCCTCTAGATTCTACGGTCAACGGTAAATCGCATCTCACACATTCTGCGATTCCGAAAACTCGAAATAGTAAAATGTAA
- the LOC105689136 gene encoding wiskott-Aldrich syndrome protein family member 3 isoform X2, with protein sequence MPLPKRLVEPVHVARGTIPDDFPLPSELEAATNGTLANTVRQLSSLSRHAEDLFGELAKEAHGLFDRANSLQARIDRLAVKVTQLDSNVEEVSLQDIHMRKAFKSSVVFDQQVVSRDTMPTVMTETYQQCDKPPPLDKLNIYREDGKDGLKFYTDPNYFFVLWRQEILKDTEKMLHDRGKKPHRPRNEGSGGGGGRHKKRVRQPHNTRERQRQLAVGHGEYIMPSQAVHHRAPHKIPDEALVGMVMTEQRPPRPNSIELRRSYPTEEQNMYSPPSSEHYRATNYAAQGYDENLYGSHYAPGQSQHGSETYQSPGGQSTPSRSGRSRPSQPPPAPPSNSSSNSTPTVVSANNTPTRGRSMSTGRDTLPPPPPPPGETMSPPSMNGSIPSHLLNRNGSRSNSPLPSHHSTPTPPNHAAQLGGDDTCDPIPQDLPPPPPTPDPTPPRTVSPPCNIPPPPPPPPPLPETNGLLLPMPMTNGDIAKMIANNPPKLTPPKNVTDGAPRKPVNPNIPLVDPRNDLLKAIRDGIKLRKVEKIEQKEVERVNALHDVASILARRVAVEFSDSDSASESECDSEGWGEQEPSLA encoded by the exons ATGCCGTTACCGAAGCGGTTGGTGGAACCGGTGCACGTGGCACGTGGTACGATACCAGATGATTTTCCTCTGCCATCTGAGCTAGAAGCAGCTACAAATGGAACACTAGCTAACACCGTTAGACAACTATCGAGTCTTTCGAGGCACGCCGAAGATCTTTTTGGAGAACTTGCCAAAGAAGCTCATGGACTTTTTGACCGAGCTAATTCTCTGCAAGCAAGAATAGATAGGCTCGCCGTTAAGGTCACTCAACTCGATAGCAATGTCGAAGAAG TCTCGTTACAAGATATTCACATGAGGAAGGCGTTCAAAAGTTCCGTAGTTTTCGATCAGCAAGTCGTTTCGAGAGATACCATGCCAACTGTTATGACCGAAACTTATCAACAGTGCGACAAGCCACCCCCGCTCGATAAACTGAACATTTACCG AGAGGATGGAAAAGATGGTTTGAAATTCTATACAGACCCAAACTACTTCTTTGTATTATGGAGACAAGAAATACTTAAGGATACCGAAAAGATGCTTCACGATCGAGGAAAGAAG CCGCACAGACCACGCAACGAAGGAagcggaggcggaggcggcAGACACAAGAAACGTGTGAGACAACCGCACAATACCAGAGAAAGACAACGGCAATTGGCTGTAGGTCACGGTGAATATATAATGCCGTCTCAAGCTGTACATCATCGAGCACCCCATAAAATACCCGACGAAGCATTAGTCGGTATGGTCATGACGGAGCAGCGTCCTCCAAGACCAAACAGCATCGAACTCAGAAGAAGCTATCCAACCGAAGAACAAAACATGTACAGTCCCCCATCCTCCGAGCATTATAG AGCTACAAACTACGCAGCTCAAGGCTACGACGAGAATCTCTATGGTTCGCACTATGCGCCTGGACAGAGTCAACACGGTAGCGAAACTTACCAGAGTCCCGGTGGACAAAGTACTCCGAGTCGAAGCGGCCGGTCTAGACCTTCGCAACCCCCGCCGGCTCCTCCCAGCAATTCATCGAGTAATTCCACCCCGACAGTAGTGTCGGCCAATAATACACCAACTAGAGGAAGATCCATGAGTACCGGAAGGGATACGTTGCCtccgccaccaccaccgcctGGCGAAACCATGTCCCCGCCATCTATGAATG GATCTATACCATCGCATTTGCTGAATAGAAACGGTAGCCGTTCGAACAGTCCTTTACCAAGCCATCACTCGACCCCGACTCCGCCGAATCATGCCGCCCAACTCGGGGGTGATGATACTTGCGACCCGATACCGCAAGATTTACCACCCCCGCCTCCTACACCCGATCCCACTCCACCGAGAACGGTATCACCGCCGTGCAATATtccaccacctccacctcccccTCCGCCACTCCCCGAAACCAACGGACTGCTGTTACCGATGCCAATGACCAACGGAGACATTGCCAAAATGATCGCGAACAATCCACCGAAATTGACGCCTCCCAAAAACGTGACTGACGGTGCACCGAGGAAGCCGGTCAACCCGAATATACCTCTAGTTGATCCGAGAAATGATTTACTGAAGGCGATTAGAGATG GTATCAAGTTgcggaaagttgaaaaaattgaacaaaaagaagTCGAACGTGTCAACGCGTTGCACGACGTCGCTTCTATACTGGCACGTCGAGTCGCAGTTGAATTTAGCGACAGTGATTCGGCGTCGGAAAGTGAATGCGACAGCGAAGGATGGGGAGAACAGGAGCCAAGTTTGGCGTGA
- the LOC105689136 gene encoding wiskott-Aldrich syndrome protein family member 3 isoform X1, giving the protein MPLPKRLVEPVHVARGTIPDDFPLPSELEAATNGTLANTVRQLSSLSRHAEDLFGELAKEAHGLFDRANSLQARIDRLAVKVTQLDSNVEEVSLQDIHMRKAFKSSVVFDQQVVSRDTMPTVMTETYQQCDKPPPLDKLNIYREDGKDGLKFYTDPNYFFVLWRQEILKDTEKMLHDRGKKTESEYAELFREPHRPRNEGSGGGGGRHKKRVRQPHNTRERQRQLAVGHGEYIMPSQAVHHRAPHKIPDEALVGMVMTEQRPPRPNSIELRRSYPTEEQNMYSPPSSEHYRATNYAAQGYDENLYGSHYAPGQSQHGSETYQSPGGQSTPSRSGRSRPSQPPPAPPSNSSSNSTPTVVSANNTPTRGRSMSTGRDTLPPPPPPPGETMSPPSMNGSIPSHLLNRNGSRSNSPLPSHHSTPTPPNHAAQLGGDDTCDPIPQDLPPPPPTPDPTPPRTVSPPCNIPPPPPPPPPLPETNGLLLPMPMTNGDIAKMIANNPPKLTPPKNVTDGAPRKPVNPNIPLVDPRNDLLKAIRDGIKLRKVEKIEQKEVERVNALHDVASILARRVAVEFSDSDSASESECDSEGWGEQEPSLA; this is encoded by the exons ATGCCGTTACCGAAGCGGTTGGTGGAACCGGTGCACGTGGCACGTGGTACGATACCAGATGATTTTCCTCTGCCATCTGAGCTAGAAGCAGCTACAAATGGAACACTAGCTAACACCGTTAGACAACTATCGAGTCTTTCGAGGCACGCCGAAGATCTTTTTGGAGAACTTGCCAAAGAAGCTCATGGACTTTTTGACCGAGCTAATTCTCTGCAAGCAAGAATAGATAGGCTCGCCGTTAAGGTCACTCAACTCGATAGCAATGTCGAAGAAG TCTCGTTACAAGATATTCACATGAGGAAGGCGTTCAAAAGTTCCGTAGTTTTCGATCAGCAAGTCGTTTCGAGAGATACCATGCCAACTGTTATGACCGAAACTTATCAACAGTGCGACAAGCCACCCCCGCTCGATAAACTGAACATTTACCG AGAGGATGGAAAAGATGGTTTGAAATTCTATACAGACCCAAACTACTTCTTTGTATTATGGAGACAAGAAATACTTAAGGATACCGAAAAGATGCTTCACGATCGAGGAAAGAAG ACCGAGTCTGAATATGCCGAACTGTTCAGAGAG CCGCACAGACCACGCAACGAAGGAagcggaggcggaggcggcAGACACAAGAAACGTGTGAGACAACCGCACAATACCAGAGAAAGACAACGGCAATTGGCTGTAGGTCACGGTGAATATATAATGCCGTCTCAAGCTGTACATCATCGAGCACCCCATAAAATACCCGACGAAGCATTAGTCGGTATGGTCATGACGGAGCAGCGTCCTCCAAGACCAAACAGCATCGAACTCAGAAGAAGCTATCCAACCGAAGAACAAAACATGTACAGTCCCCCATCCTCCGAGCATTATAG AGCTACAAACTACGCAGCTCAAGGCTACGACGAGAATCTCTATGGTTCGCACTATGCGCCTGGACAGAGTCAACACGGTAGCGAAACTTACCAGAGTCCCGGTGGACAAAGTACTCCGAGTCGAAGCGGCCGGTCTAGACCTTCGCAACCCCCGCCGGCTCCTCCCAGCAATTCATCGAGTAATTCCACCCCGACAGTAGTGTCGGCCAATAATACACCAACTAGAGGAAGATCCATGAGTACCGGAAGGGATACGTTGCCtccgccaccaccaccgcctGGCGAAACCATGTCCCCGCCATCTATGAATG GATCTATACCATCGCATTTGCTGAATAGAAACGGTAGCCGTTCGAACAGTCCTTTACCAAGCCATCACTCGACCCCGACTCCGCCGAATCATGCCGCCCAACTCGGGGGTGATGATACTTGCGACCCGATACCGCAAGATTTACCACCCCCGCCTCCTACACCCGATCCCACTCCACCGAGAACGGTATCACCGCCGTGCAATATtccaccacctccacctcccccTCCGCCACTCCCCGAAACCAACGGACTGCTGTTACCGATGCCAATGACCAACGGAGACATTGCCAAAATGATCGCGAACAATCCACCGAAATTGACGCCTCCCAAAAACGTGACTGACGGTGCACCGAGGAAGCCGGTCAACCCGAATATACCTCTAGTTGATCCGAGAAATGATTTACTGAAGGCGATTAGAGATG GTATCAAGTTgcggaaagttgaaaaaattgaacaaaaagaagTCGAACGTGTCAACGCGTTGCACGACGTCGCTTCTATACTGGCACGTCGAGTCGCAGTTGAATTTAGCGACAGTGATTCGGCGTCGGAAAGTGAATGCGACAGCGAAGGATGGGGAGAACAGGAGCCAAGTTTGGCGTGA
- the LOC105689092 gene encoding U6 snRNA-associated Sm-like protein LSm3, which yields MADDPEQVPAINVKEPLDLIRLSLDERIYVKMRNERELRGRLHAYDQHLNMVLGEAEETVTTVEIDEETYEEVYRTTKRNIPMLFVRGDGVILVSPPSMRAPI from the exons ATGGCTGACGACCCCGAACAG GTTCCTGCAATAAACGTCAAGGAGCCCCTAGACCTCATCAGACTCAGCTTGGATGAAAGAATTTATGTAAAGATGAGGAATGAGAGAGAACTCAGAGGCAGACTGcat GCGTACGATCAGCACCTGAATATGGTACTCGGTGAGGCAGAGGAGACGGTTACCACAGTTGAGATAGATGAAGAAACTTACGAGGAAGTTTACAGGACAACGAAGAGGAATATTCCTATGTTATTCGTTCGTGGCGATGGTGTTATTTTAGTATCTCCACCCAGTATGAGGGCGCCGATATAA
- the LOC105689089 gene encoding sperm flagellar protein 1-like isoform X2: MNMSSTNSVNGSPNIGQGGGEAITEIYEWIDGIQFSRPKKNVLARDFSDAVLMAELLKRYYPRYVDVHNYIGGSSIAKKIDNWATLNRKVLGKIDMKLSKEVINQLANSQQGAIEKLLIDLRSKILKDCNAERDSLYFNYEENGRGETVRSLLNPEEVANKTVPRHVFTKLKLELQEKNDAINSLNNKISHLESLMKLKDQRISDLTVHITSPLDSTVNGKSHLTHSAIPKTRNSKM, translated from the exons atgaatatgtcTTCTACAAATTCCGTCAACGGTTCACCGAATATTGGGCAAGGAGGCGGAGAGGCTATTACAGAAATTTATGAATGGATAGACGGGATTCAGTTCTCTAGACCGAAGAAAAACGTATTAGCAAGGGATTTCTCGGACGCTG TTCTTATGGCTGAACTGCTGAAGAGGTATTACCCACGCTACGTGGATGTCCATAATTATATCGGCGGGAGTAgcattgcaaaaaaaattgataactgGGCTACTTTGAATCGCAAGGTTCTTGGAAAaatcgatatgaaattgaGCAAAGAAGTTATCAATCAATTGGCTAACTCTCAGCAAGGTGCTATTGAGAAATTATTGATCGATTTACGGTCTAAAATATTGAAGGATTGCAACGCGGAAAGAGATTCTCTGTATTTTAACTACGAAGAAAATGGCAGGGGCG AGACTGTAAGGTCGTTGTTGAACCCTGAAGAAGTGGCGAATAAAACTGTTCCTCGTCACGTTTTTACCAAACTGAAACTAGAGCtgcaggaaaaaaatgacgcgatAAATAGCTTGAACAACAAAATTTCACACCTTGAGAGTTTAATGAAGCTGAAAGATCAGAGGATATCTGATTTGACAGTTCATATAACAAGTCCTCTAGATTCTACGGTCAACGGTAAATCGCATCTCACACATTCTGCGATTCCGAAAACTCGAAATAGTAAAATGTAA